A window from Bufo bufo chromosome 1, aBufBuf1.1, whole genome shotgun sequence encodes these proteins:
- the SIN3A gene encoding paired amphipathic helix protein Sin3a isoform X3 has translation MKRRLDDPEPAPYPPQPRRITEPFAHQHRVLAPAPPSYESQSDAMQPTTGVQYSVTPGYQVSTVPQSSGSHGQTPLAAVHGAHHHSNPVPGHGGPGVQSHPHSTPPAAPAQGQQFQRLKVEDALSYLDQVKLQFGSQPQVYNDFLDIMKEFKSQSIDTPGVISRVSQLFKGHPDLIMGFNTFLPPGYKIEVQTNDLVNVTTPGQVHQITTHGLQPPVPQVPPPSQPSTQTAPPPVHPTPPPAPAKVSKPVPSQAHTPTNQQSTPIQYPSPRSPPAQPHTPGPLAHATPTATAATPTMQNNQPVEFNHAINYVNKIKNRFQGQPDIYKAFLEILHTYQKEQRNAKEAGGNYTPALTEQEVYAQVARLFKNQEDLLSEFGQFLPDANSSVLLSKTTAEKVESVRNDHGGTVKKPQLNNKQQRPSQNGCQIRRHSGPGVTPPVKKKPKILIPKDQSSTDANKHGAGAESQFFDKVRKALRSTEAYDNFLRCLVIFNQEVISRSELVQLVSPFLAKFPELFTWFKNFLGYKESSHMENFPKERSTEGIAMEIDYASCKRLGSSYRALPKSFQQPKCTGRTPLCKEVLNDTWVSFPSWSEDSTFVSSKKTQYEEHIYRCEDERFELDVVLETNLATIRVLEAIQKKLSRLSAEDQAKFRLDNTLGGTSEVIHRKALQRIYADKAADIIDGLKKNPAVAVPIVLKRLKMKEEEWREAQRGFNKIWREQNEKYYLKSLDHQGINYKQIDTKVLRSKSLLNEIESIYDERQEQASEDNSGVPTGPHLTLTYEDKQILEDAASLIIHHVKRQTGIQKEDKYKIKQIIYHFIPDLLFSQRGELSDVEEEEEEETAETEDGVNKKHNGVGGGGASTPPKTKLMFANTAAQKFRGMEDAYNLFYVNNNWYIFLRLHQILCSRLLRIYNQAEKQVEEELREREWEREVLGLKRDKNDSPAIQLRLKEPMDIEAVDYYPAFLDMVRNLLDGNMDSNQYEDSLREMFTIHAFIAFTMDKLIQSIVRQLQHIVSDEICVQVTDLYLSEGSCSATGGLLATQASRSLGEANYQRKAEQLMADENCFKLIFSQSCGQVQITIELLDTEEENSDDPAETEEPAQNPEVPARPRTTGEGREWKANAGESRESGQTAVQIQAELLQDGIRHQI, from the exons ATGAAGCGGAGACTGGATGACCCAGAGCCAGCACCCTACCCACCCCAGCCACGGCGGATCACTGAACCATTTGCCCACCAGCACCGTGTTCTCGCTCCAGCCCCTCCTTCTTATGAATCACAGTCTGATGCCATGCAGCCCACAACGGGCGTCCAGTACTCTGTGACTCCTGGATATCAG GTTTCAACAGTGCCTCAGAGTTCTGGCAGCCATGGACAAACACCTCTGGCAGCCGTACATGGTGCTCATCATCACAGCAACCCTGTGCCTGGCCATGGAGGTCCTGGGGTACAAAGTCATCCTCATTCAACCCCTCCGGCTGCACCTGCCCAGggtcagcagttccagaggctaaaG GTGGAAGATGCACTTTCTTACCTGGATCAAGTTAAATTGCAGTTTGGCAGCCAGCCCCAGGTTTACAATGATTTCCTTGACATTATGAAGGAGTTCAAATCTCAGAG tattgacacTCCAGGGGTCATCAGTCGGGTTTCCCAGCTTTTCAAAGGCCATCCGGACCTTATAATGGGTTTTAACACATTTTTACCCCCGGGGTATAAAATAGAGGTGCAAACAAATGACTTGGTAAATGTCACAACACCTGGACAGGTCCACCAGATCACAACCCATGGTCTTCAGCCCCCTGTCCCACAGGTTCCTCCACCTTCACAGCCGTCCACGCAGACTGCCCCTCCTCCAGTACACCCAACGCCTCCACCAGCCCCAGCAAAAGTTAGTAAA ccgGTGCCATCGCAGGCGCATACACCAACAAATCAGCAGAGCACACCAATTCAGTACCCATCCCCTcgttctccaccagcacagccaCACACACCTGGGCCGTTGGCACATGCCACGCCAACGGCTACTGCAGCTACTCCAACCATGCAAAATAACCAGCCAGTGGAGTTCAACCATGCCATCAATTACGTGAACAAAATAAAGAACCGCTTCCAGGGCCAGCCTGACATATACAAAGCCTTCCTTGAGATCCTGCACACATACCAG AAGGAACAGCGTAATGCCAAGGAAGCAGGGGGGAACTACACCCCTGCTCTGACCGAGCAAGAGGTCTATGCCCAGGTTGCACGACTTTTCAAGAATCAGGAAGATCTTTTGTCAGAATTTGGACAGTTCCTGCCCGATGccaatagctcagtg cttttgAGCAAAACCACAGCAGAAAAGGTTGAGTCTGTGAGGAATGACCACGGCGGCACTGTGAAAAAACCTCAGCTGAACAATAAACAACAAAGGCCCAGCCAAAATGGTTGCCAGATACGTCGACATTCAGGACCCGGCGTCACTCCTCCTGTTAAG AAGAAACCGAAAATACTTATTCCAAAGGACCAGTCCTCGACTGATGCAAACAAACATGGAGCAGGGGCAGAGTCTCAATTCTTTGATAAG GTCCGTAAAGCTCTGAGAAGTACGGAGGCATATGACAACTTCTTACGATGTCTGGTCATCTTTAATCAGGAAGTCATCTCTCGATCGGAACTAGTacagttggtgtccccttttcttGC CAAGTTTCCTGAGCTGTTCACCTGGTTCAAGAACTTTCTGGGTTACAAGGAGTCCTCACATATGGAAAACTTCCCGAAAGAAAGGAGTACAGAAGGCATTGCCATGGAAATTGATTATGCTTCATGTAAACGTTTAGGCTCCAGCTACAGAGCACTACCCAAAAGCTTCCAGCAGCCCAAATGCACAGGACGAACCCCGCTTTGCAAAGAG GTCCTAAATGACACCTGGGTTTCCTTTCCTTCCTGGTCAGAAGATTCCACTTTTGTCAGTTCTAAAAAGACTCAGTATGAGGAACACATTTATCGTTGTGAAGATGAGCGGTTTGAG CTGGATGTGGTGCTGGAGACCAATTTGGCTACCATCCGTGTTCTGGAGGCAATTCAAAAGAAGCTTTCACGATTATCTGCAGAGGACCAGGCCAAGTTTCGTTTGGACAACACTTTAGGGGGAACATCAGAAGTCATCCACCGCAAGGCCCTGCAAAGGATATATGCTGACAAGGCTGCTGATATAATAGATGGCCTGAAGAAAAATCCAGCTGTTGCCGTCCCAATTGTGTTGAAAAG GTTGAAAATGAAGGAAGAAGAATGGAGGGAAGCCCAGCGAGGCTTCAATAAGATTTGGAGAGAACAGAATGAGAAGTACTACCTGAAATCACTAGACCACCAGGGtataaattataagcaaatagaTACAAAGGTCCTGCGCTCCAAGAGCCTTCTTAATGAAATTGAGAGCATCTATGATGAG AGACAAGAGCAAGCGTCAGAAGACAATTCTGGCGTCCCCACAGGACCTCATCTCACCCTGACATACGAGGACAAGCAAATTCTAGAGGATGCTGCCTCACTCATTATCCATCACGTGAAGCGACAGACTGGTATACAGAAGGAGGACAAGTACAAGATAAAACAAATCATTTACCATTTCATCCCAGATCTGCTTTTCTCCCAGCGAGGGGAGTTGTCtgatgtggaggaggaagaggaggaggagactgccgaaACAGAAGATGGGGTTAACAAGAAACACAATGGGGTGGGGGGTGGAGGGGCTAGTACCCCACCAAAAACTAAGCTGATGTTTGCAAACACTGCAGCGCAGAAGTTCAGGGGCATGGAGGATGCCTACAACTTATTCTATGTTAACAATAACTGGTACATTTTCCTGCGATTGCACCAGATACTCTGCTCTCGCCTCCTACGCATTTACAACCAAGCGGAGAAacaagtggaggaggagctgaggGAAAGGGAATGGGAAAGAGAGGTGCTGGGCCTAAAGAGGGACAAGAATGACAGTCCAGCCATCCAGCTTCGGCTCAAAGAGCCAA TGGATATAGAGGCTGTGGATTATTATCCGGCATTCCTAGACATGGTTCGTAACCTGCTGGACGGGAATATGGATTCGAACCAGTATGAAGACTCCCTGAGGGAGATGTTCACCATCCATGCCTTTATTGCTTTCACTATGGACAAATTGATACAGAGCATAGTCAGGCAG CTCCAGCAcatagtcagtgatgaaatctgtGTGCAGGTGACTGATCTCTACCTCTCCGAGGGCAGCTGCAGTGCTACAGGGGGTCTCCTGGCTACCCAAGCATCCCGCAGCCTGGGTGAGGCCAACTACCAGCGAAAAGCAGAGCAGCTGATGGCTGATGAGAACTGTTTTAAG TTGATCTTCTCCCAGAGTTGTGGACAGGTCCAAATAACAATTGAACTGCTGGACACTGAGGAAGAAAACTCAGATGACCCAGCGGAGACCGAG